The following proteins come from a genomic window of Geomonas sp. RF6:
- a CDS encoding chemotaxis protein CheA: MMDIHRQAFLEEAAELLTELETSLLELEERPEDPDIIGRVFRAMHTIKGSGAMFGFDDIAAFTHEVETVFDMVRNGRLKVTKKLVNLTLAARDQIKAMLDAAERGDLPEESVSCQIIAGLRELAPHGDEQPQVHEPKAQPERATLATYRIRFAPVAEIMACGTNPLHLLNELREMGTCSITAQSKGFPPLEGMNPEGCYVYWDIVLTTDQGVNAIRDVFIFVEDDCEIRIEEIADHGASVADDGYKKLGEILVERGDITAEAMAEVLGQQKRFGELAVSQGIIPEAKVQSALVEQRHIKEVRQEKQSQEAATSIRVPAERLDVLVNLVGELVTVQARLSQTAIERDDVELSAIAEEVERLTSELRDSALNIRMLPIGSTFSKFKRLVRDLSSELGKEIEMTTDGAETELDKTVIEKLNDPLVHLIRNSIDHGIELPEARVAAGKPRHGTVHLAAVHSGDSVLITIKDDGAGLDKEAIRAKAVEKGIIPAAAELSEKELFNLIFAPGFSTAKKLSSVSGRGVGMDVVKRAIEALRGSIDVSSSRGEGTRITVRIPLTLAIIESLLVKIGGDSFMLPLALVNECVELTREDVARAHGRNLANVRDHLVPYIPLRERFGISGEPPEIEQIVITEVEGARVGFVVDHVIGEHQTVIKSLGRAYKNIEGISGATILGDGSVALILDIQHLIQSVEREAH; encoded by the coding sequence ATGATGGACATCCACAGGCAGGCATTCCTGGAGGAGGCGGCGGAGCTCCTGACGGAGCTGGAGACCTCCCTGCTCGAGCTGGAGGAGAGGCCTGAGGATCCCGATATCATCGGGCGGGTCTTTCGCGCCATGCACACCATCAAGGGGAGCGGCGCGATGTTCGGCTTTGACGACATCGCGGCCTTCACCCACGAGGTGGAGACCGTTTTCGACATGGTGCGCAACGGACGGCTGAAGGTCACCAAGAAACTGGTGAACCTGACGCTGGCGGCGCGCGACCAGATAAAGGCGATGCTCGATGCTGCCGAGCGGGGGGACCTCCCGGAGGAGAGCGTGAGCTGCCAGATCATCGCGGGGCTGCGCGAGCTCGCGCCGCACGGCGACGAGCAGCCGCAGGTCCACGAGCCGAAGGCGCAGCCGGAGCGGGCTACCCTTGCGACCTACCGGATCCGCTTCGCCCCGGTGGCAGAGATCATGGCGTGCGGCACGAACCCGCTGCACCTCCTGAACGAGCTCCGTGAAATGGGCACCTGCAGCATCACCGCCCAGAGCAAGGGATTCCCGCCGCTGGAGGGGATGAACCCGGAGGGGTGCTACGTCTACTGGGACATCGTACTCACCACCGACCAGGGGGTGAACGCCATTCGCGACGTCTTCATCTTCGTGGAGGACGACTGCGAGATCAGGATCGAGGAGATTGCCGATCACGGCGCCTCGGTCGCGGACGACGGGTACAAGAAGCTCGGCGAGATCCTCGTGGAGCGCGGCGACATAACCGCGGAGGCGATGGCGGAGGTTCTTGGCCAGCAGAAGCGCTTCGGCGAGCTCGCCGTCAGCCAGGGGATCATCCCGGAGGCGAAGGTGCAGTCCGCTCTCGTGGAGCAGCGCCACATAAAGGAGGTGCGCCAGGAGAAGCAGAGCCAGGAGGCGGCGACAAGCATCCGTGTCCCCGCGGAGAGGCTCGACGTCCTCGTGAACCTCGTCGGTGAGCTCGTGACGGTGCAGGCGCGCCTCTCCCAGACGGCGATCGAGCGGGACGACGTGGAACTCTCGGCGATCGCCGAAGAGGTGGAGCGCCTCACCAGCGAGCTGCGCGACAGCGCGCTCAATATCCGCATGCTCCCGATCGGGAGCACCTTCTCCAAGTTCAAGAGGCTGGTGCGCGACCTCTCCTCCGAGCTCGGAAAAGAGATCGAGATGACCACCGACGGGGCGGAGACGGAGCTCGACAAGACCGTCATCGAGAAGCTGAACGACCCCCTCGTGCACCTGATCAGAAACAGCATCGACCACGGCATCGAGCTCCCGGAGGCAAGGGTCGCCGCAGGGAAACCGCGCCACGGCACGGTGCACCTTGCCGCGGTCCACTCCGGAGACAGCGTCCTCATCACCATCAAGGATGACGGGGCGGGGCTCGACAAGGAGGCGATCCGGGCGAAGGCGGTCGAGAAGGGGATCATCCCCGCGGCTGCGGAGCTCTCGGAGAAGGAACTCTTCAACCTGATCTTCGCCCCCGGCTTCTCCACCGCGAAGAAGCTCTCCAGCGTCTCCGGGCGCGGGGTCGGCATGGACGTGGTGAAGCGCGCCATAGAAGCGCTGCGCGGCTCCATCGATGTCTCGAGCAGCCGCGGCGAGGGGACCCGCATCACGGTGCGCATACCGCTCACCCTGGCGATCATCGAGAGCCTCCTCGTGAAGATCGGCGGCGACTCCTTCATGCTGCCGCTCGCTCTCGTGAACGAGTGCGTGGAACTCACCCGCGAGGACGTGGCACGGGCTCACGGACGCAATCTCGCGAACGTACGCGACCACCTCGTCCCCTACATCCCGCTCAGGGAGCGCTTCGGGATCTCCGGCGAGCCGCCGGAGATCGAGCAGATCGTCATCACCGAGGTGGAGGGGGCCCGCGTCGGCTTCGTGGTGGACCACGTCATAGGGGAGCACCAGACGGTCATCAAGTCGCTCGGGCGCGCCTACAAGAACATCGAGGGGATCTCCGGCGCGACGATCCTCGGCGACGGCTCGGTGGCGCTCATCCTGGACATCCAGCACCTGATCCAGTCGGTCGAGAGGGAGGCGCACTAG
- a CDS encoding response regulator, which yields MAKVIMTADDSASVRQMVTFTLKQGGYEVVEAVDGKDALQKLSSTKVDMLITDLNMPNLDGIGLIKGARALPSCKFIPIVMLTTESQDSRKQEGKAAGATGWIVKPFKPEQLMAVVKKVLG from the coding sequence ATGGCAAAAGTAATTATGACGGCCGACGACTCGGCAAGTGTGCGGCAGATGGTGACCTTTACCCTGAAGCAGGGCGGCTACGAGGTGGTGGAAGCGGTGGACGGAAAAGACGCCCTGCAGAAGCTCTCCTCCACGAAGGTCGACATGCTCATCACCGACCTCAACATGCCGAACCTGGACGGGATCGGGCTCATCAAGGGGGCGCGTGCCCTGCCGAGCTGCAAGTTCATCCCCATCGTCATGCTGACCACGGAAAGCCAGGACTCCAGGAAGCAGGAAGGGAAGGCCGCCGGCGCGACCGGCTGGATCGTGAAGCCCTTCAAGCCTGAGCAGCTCATGGCCGTGGTAAAGAAGGTGCTGGGATGA
- a CDS encoding STAS domain-containing protein codes for MAEMTVGRASGKGEGVLEITVQGPVTIAEAARFKEVLVEALGAADEVVVDLRGVTGMDLTSLQLLCAAHGSALAAQKSLTVAPAGNEVYVKVVEEAGFQCHVGCQREAKSCIWTGGKC; via the coding sequence ATGGCTGAAATGACTGTAGGGCGCGCCTCCGGAAAAGGGGAGGGCGTGCTGGAAATCACCGTACAGGGCCCCGTGACGATAGCGGAAGCGGCCCGTTTCAAGGAAGTCCTCGTGGAGGCGCTCGGCGCCGCCGACGAGGTGGTGGTCGATCTGCGCGGGGTCACCGGCATGGACCTCACCTCGCTGCAGCTTTTGTGCGCGGCGCACGGGAGCGCGCTCGCGGCGCAGAAGTCACTGACGGTCGCCCCCGCGGGGAACGAGGTGTACGTTAAAGTGGTCGAAGAGGCAGGATTCCAATGTCACGTGGGGTGCCAGCGCGAAGCGAAAAGCTGCATCTGGACCGGAGGTAAGTGCTGA
- a CDS encoding methyl-accepting chemotaxis protein, which translates to MESDISTPSQEELSGLCDAWSRRLEAIGAELKLVASTTEDEFLSIGGKLQDFYMRSTGIGSAGEEMVREGAGETVTGAVELFRGVLDEMAEYVSRTQEETGRNSAALKEILGLLEKVSAPLAGFKKINKVLRMLGISTKIESARLGNSAAGFDTLANDVETLSVQVSEKAGIIVGRKDELAKIIEQTLLRVVQTGERQHDLVIGLLAKTRGSLEALSEIRERCGAAITEVTASCDELTRNLGEIVMSMQTHDIVRQQIEHVEESLVELQGGCASRQTGAEEVAIVCELQAAQLRHAESALTQAVRLIVANLQEIAQKQSHLLRETAKISGVSDQAGKSFFQEMEKDLGTITAALTESLEANRTLCSAMASVSDTVGDIAAFVGQIETVGEEIKLIALNSQIKSAYTGEDGAALGVLAEAIQRLSVDAIDQTGEVSRTLQAITRSTEILFGAQGEDAGDLEGKVQGMVSTFGELLHTLRSVKETLDRSVHGMDASVAELTEDIDRTTAGITVHRKVSEVLEGALAELSAVIEEARTVAPGTGGSIDFEEIARRYTMNSERQVHQALFDGAGLETAEGDGEYGDNVELF; encoded by the coding sequence ATGGAAAGCGATATATCAACACCCTCGCAAGAAGAGCTCTCGGGGCTATGTGATGCCTGGTCCAGGAGGCTCGAGGCGATAGGGGCGGAGCTCAAGCTCGTCGCCTCCACCACCGAGGACGAGTTCCTGTCGATCGGGGGGAAGCTGCAGGACTTCTACATGCGCAGCACCGGGATCGGCTCTGCGGGCGAGGAGATGGTCCGCGAGGGGGCCGGCGAGACGGTGACCGGGGCGGTAGAGCTCTTCCGGGGAGTCCTGGACGAGATGGCGGAGTATGTGAGCCGCACCCAGGAGGAGACCGGGAGGAACTCGGCCGCGCTGAAGGAGATCCTCGGGCTCCTGGAGAAGGTTTCCGCCCCGCTGGCGGGATTCAAGAAGATAAACAAGGTGCTGAGAATGCTCGGCATCTCCACGAAGATCGAAAGCGCCCGCTTAGGTAACAGCGCCGCGGGCTTCGACACCCTGGCAAACGACGTTGAGACCCTCTCGGTCCAGGTGAGCGAGAAGGCGGGGATCATCGTCGGACGAAAGGACGAGCTCGCGAAGATCATAGAGCAGACACTCCTACGCGTCGTGCAGACCGGCGAGCGGCAGCACGATCTCGTCATCGGCCTCCTGGCGAAGACGAGGGGGAGCCTCGAGGCGCTTTCGGAGATCCGCGAGCGCTGCGGTGCGGCGATCACGGAGGTTACCGCTTCCTGCGACGAATTGACCCGGAACCTCGGGGAGATCGTCATGTCGATGCAGACCCACGACATCGTGCGCCAGCAGATAGAGCACGTGGAGGAGTCGCTGGTGGAGCTGCAGGGAGGGTGCGCCTCCCGTCAGACCGGCGCGGAGGAGGTCGCGATCGTCTGCGAGCTCCAGGCGGCGCAGCTGCGCCACGCGGAGAGTGCGCTGACCCAGGCGGTGCGCCTCATTGTGGCGAACCTCCAGGAGATCGCCCAGAAACAGTCGCACCTCCTGCGGGAGACCGCGAAGATCTCCGGTGTCAGCGACCAGGCGGGAAAGAGCTTTTTCCAGGAAATGGAGAAGGATCTCGGCACCATCACCGCGGCGCTCACCGAGAGCCTCGAGGCGAACCGTACCCTCTGCAGCGCCATGGCTTCCGTTTCCGACACCGTGGGGGACATCGCGGCGTTTGTGGGGCAGATCGAGACGGTCGGCGAGGAGATAAAGCTCATCGCCCTCAACTCCCAGATAAAGTCCGCCTACACAGGGGAAGACGGGGCGGCGCTCGGAGTTCTCGCCGAGGCGATCCAGCGGCTCTCCGTCGACGCCATCGACCAGACCGGAGAGGTCTCCCGCACGCTGCAGGCGATCACCCGCTCCACCGAGATCCTCTTCGGTGCGCAAGGGGAGGATGCCGGCGATCTGGAGGGGAAGGTGCAGGGGATGGTATCGACTTTCGGCGAGCTCCTGCACACGCTCCGGTCGGTGAAGGAGACGCTGGACCGCTCGGTGCACGGGATGGATGCCTCCGTCGCCGAGCTCACCGAGGACATCGACCGCACCACCGCGGGGATCACGGTGCACCGCAAGGTCTCCGAGGTGCTGGAGGGGGCGCTGGCGGAGCTTTCCGCGGTCATAGAGGAGGCGCGCACGGTCGCGCCCGGCACCGGGGGGAGCATCGACTTCGAGGAGATCGCCCGGCGCTACACCATGAACAGCGAGCGCCAGGTGCACCAGGCACTCTTCGACGGTGCGGGTCTGGAAACGGCCGAAGGCGATGGCGAATACGGCGACAACGTGGAGCTTTTTTAG
- a CDS encoding cytochrome P460 family protein, with translation MKKMLLALVLGVCALAPVTSMAAPKAALPKGYEKWEKSRQQIVNDKKSLFYGIHYTYVNPKAMATYKAGSGTYPEGSAFVVVQYGIKDEGGKPAQGKKKMIVLMKKDKRFKETGGWQFAGFTAEGAPSGIDPVKNCYECHLQTAKGTDLVISKYADFK, from the coding sequence ATGAAGAAGATGCTACTCGCCCTCGTGCTGGGGGTGTGCGCGTTGGCCCCTGTTACTTCCATGGCCGCACCGAAGGCCGCTCTCCCGAAAGGGTACGAGAAGTGGGAGAAGAGCCGCCAGCAGATCGTGAACGACAAGAAGTCCCTCTTTTACGGCATCCACTACACCTACGTGAACCCGAAGGCGATGGCGACATACAAGGCCGGCTCCGGCACCTACCCGGAAGGGAGCGCCTTTGTGGTGGTGCAGTACGGGATCAAGGACGAGGGTGGCAAGCCGGCCCAGGGGAAAAAGAAGATGATCGTCCTGATGAAAAAGGACAAGCGCTTCAAGGAGACCGGCGGCTGGCAGTTTGCAGGATTCACCGCCGAAGGCGCGCCGTCCGGGATTGATCCGGTGAAGAACTGCTACGAGTGCCATCTGCAGACCGCGAAGGGGACAGACCTCGTCATCTCGAAGTACGCAGATTTCAAGTAG
- a CDS encoding metal-dependent transcriptional regulator, whose amino-acid sequence MKLTDHAEEILESLWIEAVEEGHGHALLSTLKLEPQDDGVAELLTNGLIEVKDARLFFTRTGREEGRTTIRRHRLAERLMMDIFGIHGQSGDDKACQFEHLLNEGVDTKVCTMLNHPTTCPHGKPIPPGACCEEARKAGDLGVVPLTELKCAEEGDIAYIQTDDSKKMQKLMAMGVLPGNRIVLVQSFPSYVFRVGYSEFAIDSAMAREIFVRK is encoded by the coding sequence ATGAAATTGACGGACCACGCTGAGGAGATTCTGGAGTCCTTGTGGATCGAGGCGGTGGAAGAGGGGCACGGACATGCGCTCCTCTCCACGTTGAAGCTGGAGCCGCAGGACGACGGTGTAGCGGAGCTCCTCACAAACGGGCTGATAGAGGTGAAGGACGCCCGCCTCTTCTTTACGCGCACCGGGAGAGAGGAGGGGCGCACCACCATCAGGCGCCACCGCCTCGCGGAGCGGCTGATGATGGATATCTTCGGCATCCACGGGCAAAGCGGCGACGACAAGGCATGCCAGTTCGAGCACCTCCTGAACGAGGGGGTGGACACGAAGGTGTGCACCATGCTGAACCACCCGACGACCTGCCCGCACGGCAAGCCGATCCCTCCGGGTGCCTGCTGTGAAGAGGCGCGCAAGGCGGGTGATCTCGGTGTGGTACCGCTGACGGAGCTCAAATGCGCCGAGGAAGGCGACATCGCCTATATCCAGACCGACGACAGCAAGAAGATGCAAAAGCTGATGGCGATGGGGGTCCTCCCGGGAAACCGCATCGTCCTCGTGCAGTCCTTCCCCTCCTACGTCTTCAGGGTAGGGTACTCCGAGTTCGCCATCGACAGCGCCATGGCGCGCGAGATCTTCGTCAGGAAGTAG
- the feoB gene encoding ferrous iron transport protein B has translation MSIFKKKASCHETVSVAASGARKVALVGNPNVGKSVLFNALTGAYVTVSNYPGTSVEVARGNAVIDGVQYEVIDTPGMYSILPITEEERVAREILLNERPHLVIHVLDARNLERMLPMTLQLIEAELPLVLVVNIMDEAARLGLEIDIPELSRRLGIPVIGAATAKKVGLSEIRAAIASVHPVTAPVPRYAPELEEDLAEITELLRGEYILSRKAMALLLLQGDTEVAELVAKLEGDRYGTLEACVREKRFKRRDSFHLDLSLERKAIVQKVLDGTFRVPAVRPVTWSERLSRLTLRPITGVPLLIVVLYYGLYKFVGEFGAGTLVDLLEGKVFEEWFNPWITGVVNNLIPWEIIRELFVGEYGVITLGMRYAVGIILPIVATFFLFFSMLEDSGYFPRLALLVDRIFKKVGLTGRAVIPMVLGFGCDTMATMVTRTLETVRERVIATLLLALAIPCSAQLGVILALLSKAPGALAVWLGCLLLIFLLVGLLAARVLPGETPMFYMELPPMRLPQWSNVLTKTVSRMQWYFMEILPLFIVASVLLWLGKITHFFEKMVDAMTPVMGALGLPKETAVSFIFGFFRRDYGAAGLYDLQTKGILNPRQLTVAAVTLTLFIPCVAQFLIMKKERGWKVSLSIGLFVSTFAFGSGWVLNQVLLATGIL, from the coding sequence CAAGAAGAAAGCATCCTGTCACGAGACTGTTAGCGTCGCCGCCAGCGGTGCCAGGAAGGTAGCGCTGGTCGGCAACCCCAACGTCGGGAAGAGCGTTCTCTTTAACGCCCTCACCGGCGCCTATGTCACCGTGTCGAACTACCCCGGCACCTCGGTGGAGGTGGCGCGCGGCAACGCGGTCATAGACGGGGTCCAGTACGAGGTCATCGACACACCGGGGATGTACTCCATCCTGCCGATCACGGAGGAGGAGCGGGTCGCCCGCGAGATCCTCCTGAACGAGCGCCCGCACCTGGTGATCCACGTCCTCGACGCGCGCAACCTGGAGCGCATGCTCCCCATGACCCTGCAGCTCATCGAGGCGGAACTCCCCCTCGTGCTGGTGGTGAACATCATGGACGAGGCGGCGCGCCTCGGACTGGAGATCGACATCCCCGAGCTCTCCCGGCGCCTCGGCATCCCGGTGATCGGGGCGGCGACCGCGAAGAAGGTGGGCCTCTCCGAGATCCGCGCGGCGATCGCCTCCGTGCATCCGGTGACGGCCCCCGTGCCGCGCTACGCCCCGGAGCTGGAGGAAGACCTCGCGGAGATCACCGAGCTCCTCAGGGGTGAGTACATCCTCTCGCGGAAGGCGATGGCGCTCCTTCTCCTGCAGGGGGACACGGAAGTCGCCGAGCTGGTGGCAAAGTTGGAGGGGGACCGCTACGGCACGCTGGAGGCGTGCGTGCGCGAGAAGCGCTTCAAGCGCCGGGACTCTTTCCATCTCGACCTTTCCCTGGAGCGGAAGGCGATCGTGCAGAAGGTCCTCGACGGCACCTTCCGGGTGCCGGCGGTCCGGCCGGTAACCTGGTCGGAGAGGCTGTCGCGCCTGACCCTTCGGCCGATTACCGGAGTGCCGCTCCTCATAGTTGTCCTTTACTACGGTCTTTACAAGTTCGTCGGCGAGTTCGGGGCGGGAACACTGGTCGATCTCCTGGAAGGGAAGGTATTCGAGGAGTGGTTCAACCCGTGGATCACCGGGGTGGTGAACAACCTGATCCCTTGGGAAATCATCCGGGAGCTTTTCGTCGGGGAGTACGGGGTCATCACCCTCGGCATGCGCTATGCGGTAGGGATCATCCTGCCGATCGTGGCCACCTTCTTCCTCTTCTTCTCCATGCTGGAGGATAGCGGCTACTTCCCGCGCCTCGCGCTTTTAGTCGACCGCATCTTCAAGAAGGTCGGTCTCACCGGGCGCGCCGTCATACCGATGGTCCTCGGCTTTGGCTGCGACACCATGGCCACGATGGTGACGCGCACGCTGGAGACTGTGCGTGAGCGGGTCATCGCCACCCTCCTCCTGGCGCTGGCCATCCCCTGCTCGGCGCAGCTCGGGGTCATCCTGGCGCTCCTCTCGAAGGCGCCGGGGGCGCTCGCCGTGTGGCTCGGGTGCCTCCTCCTGATCTTCCTCCTGGTGGGGCTCCTGGCCGCACGGGTTCTCCCCGGGGAGACGCCGATGTTCTACATGGAGCTCCCCCCCATGAGGCTCCCGCAGTGGTCCAACGTCCTCACGAAGACGGTGAGCCGCATGCAGTGGTACTTCATGGAGATCCTCCCCCTCTTCATCGTCGCCTCGGTGCTGCTGTGGCTCGGGAAGATCACGCACTTCTTCGAGAAGATGGTCGACGCCATGACACCGGTGATGGGGGCGCTGGGGCTCCCGAAGGAGACCGCAGTTTCCTTCATCTTCGGGTTCTTCCGGCGCGACTACGGTGCGGCGGGGCTCTACGACCTGCAGACGAAGGGGATTCTCAATCCGCGGCAGCTCACGGTCGCCGCGGTGACGCTGACCCTCTTCATCCCGTGCGTCGCGCAGTTTCTGATCATGAAAAAAGAGCGCGGGTGGAAGGTCTCCTTATCCATCGGGCTCTTTGTCTCGACCTTCGCCTTTGGCAGCGGCTGGGTTTTAAACCAGGTGCTCCTGGCGACGGGAATACTGTAG